A window of the Cicer arietinum cultivar CDC Frontier isolate Library 1 chromosome 6, Cicar.CDCFrontier_v2.0, whole genome shotgun sequence genome harbors these coding sequences:
- the LOC101505741 gene encoding uncharacterized protein: MNCYYGYPQMNTNCEEVKMESVVCPKPRRLGLSNQHSSINNHTRPFRCPISNESEIEDSGVGAELLDIILPKGSCNPERSGDKVLALSPPYFIGSPPSRASNPVIQDEQFGNGNFSPFTMASSSPSARGCGVPMKFGNTPAAVRIEGFDCLRRDRRSNCSISAVA, encoded by the exons atgaatTGCTACTATGGATACCCACAAATGAACACAAACTGTGAAGAGGTGAAAATGGAATCAGTGGTTTGTCCAAAACCTCGTCGATTGGGTCTTTCAAATCAACACTCTTCCATCAACAATCATACCAGACCCTTCAGGTGCCCTATCAG CAACGAATCTGAGATTGAAGATTCAGGAGTTGGGGCAGAACTTCTTGACATCATCCTTCCCAAG GGAAGCTGCAATCCTGAGAGATCCGGCGACAAAGTGTTAGCTTTATCGCCGCCGTATTTCATTGGATCTCCACCAAGCAGGGCTTCAAACCCTGTTATCCAAGATGAGCAATTTGGTAATGggaattttagtccatttaccATGGCGTCGTCTTCGCCGTCAGCTCGAGGATGTGGAGTTCCAATGAAATTTGGAAACACACCCGCTGCGGTGAGGATTGAAGGTTTTGATTGTCTTAGAAGAGATAGGAGGAGCAATTGCAGTATCTCTGCTGTAGCTTAA
- the LOC101510335 gene encoding uncharacterized protein isoform X2 codes for MSCPKEEALLKLFNNVSTSFQLPFLLLFFSAVFLVTFLTFTGRFPLIQRDKKYEYVFSDDEEEEEEEESEEEYSCVDSYEGQDIKCGRDTLLFMNKEEHLSSYSEEFISPRESFVEENETLSIHNSPQVSDFENQQHFQSRDFVDSVQNYAQFESSPTSINLNLYKNYNDDEVGMIKNKKVQEASKRRDERLFVFASKQLKSKKLIVDEEKAIDDSFSEWRSSIHCMDSGTEDDDALSSTSSTRSCPKWESYTLFQTYDDQENAFLDRINSQNKLHETACLGSIQMSPRSISERIANKFSSINKKPSDLSYNQYYNELEAAYVAQICLTWEALSWNYKTICSKHVSQSCRDLDIGCPATIAQQFQQFQVLLQRYIENEPYENGRRPEIYARMRLLAPKLLLVPEYQEDGQKDSDFDTKISSASFLKIMEGGIRTFMNFLKTDKKKSCQILKYYFKRNRRGMVDPTLLNLMKKVNQKKRMKIKDIFHSGKGLRKIKLKSEEEMEILMALIDLKVVSRVLRMKELNEKQLNWCEKKMSKVRVVEGKLCRDYSTPLFLPLTLNSVEIQE; via the exons ATGTCATGTCCCAAAGAAGAAGCTCTTCTTAAACTCTTCAACAATGTCTCAACCTCTTTCCAGCTTCCCTTCCTACTACTCTTTTTCTCTGCCGTTTTTCTTGTCACATTCTTAACCTTCACCGGAAGATTCCCCTTAATCCAAAG agataaaaaatatgaatatgttTTTTCTGATGacgaagaagaggaagaagaagaagaaagtgaAGAAGAGTATTCTTGTGTGGATTCTTACGAGGGACAAGACATCAAATGTGGTAGGGATACCCTTTTGTTTATGAACAAGGAAGAACATCTTTCTTCTTATTCTGAAGAATTCATTAGCCCACGAGAGAGTTTTGTTGAAGAAAATGAAACATTGTCAATTCATAACTCACCACAAGTTTCTGACTTCGAAAACCAACAACACTTTCAATCAAGAGATTTTGTTGATTCTGTTCAAAATTATGCTCAATTTGAAAGCAGCCCCACCTCGATCAACTTGAACCTATACAAAAACTATAACG ATGATGAAGTTGGAATGATTAAAAACAAGAAGGTGCAGGAAGCAAGCAAGAGAAGGGATGAGAGATTATTTGTTTTTGCTTCTAAACAATTGAAGAGTAAGAAGTTAATTGTTGATGAAGAGAAAGCTATTGATGACTCCTTTTCTGAATGGAGAAGCTCCATTCATTGCATGGATTCAGGAACAGAAGATGATGATGCACTTTCTTCTACTTCATCTACAAGAAGTTGCCCCAAATGGGAATCATATACTTTGTTTCAAACATATGATGATCAAGAAAATGCATTCTTAGACAGAATTAATTCACAAAACAAACTTCATGAAACTG CGTGTTTAGGATCAATTCAAATGTCTCCAAGATCAATTTCAGAACGCATTGCAAACAAGTTTTCAAGTATAAACAAAAAACCAAGTGATTTGAGTTACAACCAATATTATAATGAACTAGAGGCTGCATATGTTGCACAAATTTGCTTAACATGGGAAGCACTTAGTTGGAACTACAAAACAATTTGTTCCAAACATGTTTCACAATCGTGTCGCGATCTTGATATCGGTTGTCCTGCCACCATTGCACAACAATTCCAGCAGTTTCAGGTTTTGTTGCAGAGATACATTGAGAATGAGCCTTATGAGAATGGTAGGAGACCTGAAATCTATGCCAGAATGAGGCTTTTAGCACCAAAGTTACTCTTAGTTCCAGAATATCAAG AGGATGGCCAGAAGGATAGTGATTTTGACACTAAGATATCATCAGCTTCATTCCTTAAGATAATGGAAGGTGGAATTAGAACattcatgaattttttgaagactgataaaaaaaaatcatgtcaGATCCTAAAATATTACTTTAAGAGAAACAGAAGAGGCATGGTTGATCCAACACTACTCAACCTAATGAAGAAAGTTAATCAAAAG AAGAGAATGAAAATTAAGGATATTTTCCATTCAGGCAAAGGCTTAAGAAAGATAAAGTTAAAGTCGGAAGAGGAGATGGAGATACTAATGGCACTAATAGACCTAAAAGTGGTGTCAAGGGTTCTAAGAATGAAAGAGTTAAATGAAAAACAGTTGAATTGGTGTGAAAAAAAGATGAGCAAAGTAAGGGTTGTGGAAGGGAAACTTTGTAGAGATTATTCAACTCCACTTTTTCTTCCCCTCACATTAAATTCAGTGGAGATTCAAGAGTAA
- the LOC101510335 gene encoding uncharacterized protein isoform X1, whose translation MSCPKEEALLKLFNNVSTSFQLPFLLLFFSAVFLVTFLTFTGRFPLIQRDKKYEYVFSDDEEEEEEEESEEEYSCVDSYEGQDIKCGRDTLLFMNKEEHLSSYSEEFISPRESFVEENETLSIHNSPQVSDFENQQHFQSRDFVDSVQNYAQFESSPTSINLNLYKNYNDDEVGMIKNKKVQEASKRRDERLFVFASKQLKSKKLIVDEEKAIDDSFSEWRSSIHCMDSGTEDDDALSSTSSTRSCPKWESYTLFQTYDDQENAFLDRINSQNKLHETACLGSIQMSPRSISERIANKFSSINKKPSDLSYNQYYNELEAAYVAQICLTWEALSWNYKTICSKHVSQSCRDLDIGCPATIAQQFQQFQVLLQRYIENEPYENGRRPEIYARMRLLAPKLLLVPEYQDSEDGQKDSDFDTKISSASFLKIMEGGIRTFMNFLKTDKKKSCQILKYYFKRNRRGMVDPTLLNLMKKVNQKKRMKIKDIFHSGKGLRKIKLKSEEEMEILMALIDLKVVSRVLRMKELNEKQLNWCEKKMSKVRVVEGKLCRDYSTPLFLPLTLNSVEIQE comes from the exons ATGTCATGTCCCAAAGAAGAAGCTCTTCTTAAACTCTTCAACAATGTCTCAACCTCTTTCCAGCTTCCCTTCCTACTACTCTTTTTCTCTGCCGTTTTTCTTGTCACATTCTTAACCTTCACCGGAAGATTCCCCTTAATCCAAAG agataaaaaatatgaatatgttTTTTCTGATGacgaagaagaggaagaagaagaagaaagtgaAGAAGAGTATTCTTGTGTGGATTCTTACGAGGGACAAGACATCAAATGTGGTAGGGATACCCTTTTGTTTATGAACAAGGAAGAACATCTTTCTTCTTATTCTGAAGAATTCATTAGCCCACGAGAGAGTTTTGTTGAAGAAAATGAAACATTGTCAATTCATAACTCACCACAAGTTTCTGACTTCGAAAACCAACAACACTTTCAATCAAGAGATTTTGTTGATTCTGTTCAAAATTATGCTCAATTTGAAAGCAGCCCCACCTCGATCAACTTGAACCTATACAAAAACTATAACG ATGATGAAGTTGGAATGATTAAAAACAAGAAGGTGCAGGAAGCAAGCAAGAGAAGGGATGAGAGATTATTTGTTTTTGCTTCTAAACAATTGAAGAGTAAGAAGTTAATTGTTGATGAAGAGAAAGCTATTGATGACTCCTTTTCTGAATGGAGAAGCTCCATTCATTGCATGGATTCAGGAACAGAAGATGATGATGCACTTTCTTCTACTTCATCTACAAGAAGTTGCCCCAAATGGGAATCATATACTTTGTTTCAAACATATGATGATCAAGAAAATGCATTCTTAGACAGAATTAATTCACAAAACAAACTTCATGAAACTG CGTGTTTAGGATCAATTCAAATGTCTCCAAGATCAATTTCAGAACGCATTGCAAACAAGTTTTCAAGTATAAACAAAAAACCAAGTGATTTGAGTTACAACCAATATTATAATGAACTAGAGGCTGCATATGTTGCACAAATTTGCTTAACATGGGAAGCACTTAGTTGGAACTACAAAACAATTTGTTCCAAACATGTTTCACAATCGTGTCGCGATCTTGATATCGGTTGTCCTGCCACCATTGCACAACAATTCCAGCAGTTTCAGGTTTTGTTGCAGAGATACATTGAGAATGAGCCTTATGAGAATGGTAGGAGACCTGAAATCTATGCCAGAATGAGGCTTTTAGCACCAAAGTTACTCTTAGTTCCAGAATATCAAG ATTCAGAGGATGGCCAGAAGGATAGTGATTTTGACACTAAGATATCATCAGCTTCATTCCTTAAGATAATGGAAGGTGGAATTAGAACattcatgaattttttgaagactgataaaaaaaaatcatgtcaGATCCTAAAATATTACTTTAAGAGAAACAGAAGAGGCATGGTTGATCCAACACTACTCAACCTAATGAAGAAAGTTAATCAAAAG AAGAGAATGAAAATTAAGGATATTTTCCATTCAGGCAAAGGCTTAAGAAAGATAAAGTTAAAGTCGGAAGAGGAGATGGAGATACTAATGGCACTAATAGACCTAAAAGTGGTGTCAAGGGTTCTAAGAATGAAAGAGTTAAATGAAAAACAGTTGAATTGGTGTGAAAAAAAGATGAGCAAAGTAAGGGTTGTGGAAGGGAAACTTTGTAGAGATTATTCAACTCCACTTTTTCTTCCCCTCACATTAAATTCAGTGGAGATTCAAGAGTAA